The following are encoded in a window of Lacinutrix sp. WUR7 genomic DNA:
- a CDS encoding efflux RND transporter periplasmic adaptor subunit — protein sequence MKNIYPLIILTLLLVSCGGEKKKNSVENILATENLEKIRNKRTELVDDQKVIHDKITILDEAISKLDTVKKIPLITTFTAKHEVFKHVLEIQGNVTTKNLIVIYPEYNGILTKVYVKEGQKVTKGQLLAKIDDGGLSQQVAQLQIQADLAKTTFERQERLWKQKIGSEIQYLQAKSNYDAQTQAVNQLQQQLGKTNVKAPFSGTIDDVITEQGSVVAAGQSQLIRIINLDDMYIETDVPEAYIANVVKGKDVTAEFPILGKTVETTIRQAGDFINPSNRTFKIEVAIPNKDKTIKPNLTAKLKINDYTNEEALLIPQSIISENAEGEQYVYVVNNKNANKEGVAKKIIIKTGRTQGDVIEVLEGIENDAELIKEGARSVKDGQTVKVINY from the coding sequence ATGAAAAATATATATCCCCTAATAATTCTTACGCTCTTATTAGTCTCTTGTGGAGGTGAAAAAAAGAAAAACTCGGTAGAAAATATTTTAGCTACTGAAAATTTAGAAAAAATAAGAAATAAAAGAACAGAACTAGTTGATGACCAAAAAGTAATTCATGATAAAATCACAATCTTAGACGAAGCTATTTCTAAATTAGATACGGTTAAAAAAATACCATTAATAACCACTTTTACGGCAAAACATGAAGTGTTTAAACATGTATTAGAAATTCAAGGTAATGTAACTACAAAAAATCTAATTGTAATATATCCTGAATACAACGGTATACTTACTAAGGTATATGTAAAAGAAGGACAGAAAGTAACTAAAGGACAATTACTTGCTAAAATTGATGATGGTGGATTAAGCCAACAAGTAGCACAATTACAAATTCAAGCAGATTTAGCAAAAACTACTTTTGAGCGTCAAGAAAGACTGTGGAAACAAAAAATTGGAAGTGAAATTCAGTATTTGCAAGCCAAATCTAACTATGATGCACAAACCCAAGCAGTGAATCAATTACAACAACAGTTAGGTAAAACAAATGTAAAAGCACCTTTTTCTGGAACAATAGACGATGTTATTACAGAACAAGGAAGTGTTGTTGCAGCAGGCCAATCGCAATTAATTAGAATTATTAATCTGGACGACATGTATATTGAAACCGATGTTCCAGAAGCATACATTGCAAACGTTGTAAAAGGTAAAGATGTGACTGCAGAATTTCCAATTTTAGGGAAAACTGTAGAAACTACCATACGTCAAGCTGGAGATTTTATCAATCCATCTAATCGTACGTTTAAAATAGAAGTTGCTATTCCTAATAAAGACAAAACAATAAAACCTAATTTAACTGCAAAGCTTAAAATTAACGACTACACTAACGAAGAAGCGTTATTAATTCCGCAAAGTATCATTTCTGAAAACGCAGAAGGAGAACAATACGTTTATGTAGTAAACAATAAAAACGCCAACAAAGAAGGTGTTGCTAAGAAAATTATTATAAAAACAGGGAGAACTCAAGGTGATGTGATTGAAGTTTTGGAAGGTATTGAAAATGATGCAGAACTTATTAAAGAGGGAGCACGAAGTGTAAAAGATGGTCAAACTGTTAAAGTAATAAATTACTAA
- a CDS encoding 2-oxoglutarate dehydrogenase E1 component: MDKYSFLNAAHTAYFADLYDQYLKNPDSVEPSWRAFFQGYDFGSESFGAEGGTVEAVSTQIPENLQKEFQVVKLIDGYRTRGHLFTATNPVRARRKYAPTLEIENFGLSESDLDTVFNAGEILGIGVQSLREIRKHLEAIYCNSIGIEYMYIRNPERMQWIQNKLNVNDNQPNFSADEKKHILKKLNEAVSFESFLHTKYVGQKRFSLEGGESLIPALDALIEKASEYDVKEFVMGMAHRGRLSTLTNIFGKSAKDIFSEFDGKDYEQEVFDGDVKYHLGWTSDRVTDAGKKINLNIAPNPSHLETVGAVVEGITRAKQDDKYPDNPSQVLPIVVHGDAAIAGQGLVYEIVQMAQLDGYKTNGTIHIVVNNQIGFTTNYLDARSSTYCTDVAKVTLSPVLHVNADDAEAVVHAVLFALHFRMKFKRDVFIDLLGYRKYGHNEGDEPKFTQPLLYKAISKHRNPRDLYAEKLIAEGIIDNTYVSKLEADYKNSLEEKLEDSRKIKNTEITPFMSNEWVNYSPAQEDEMMQPVDTSYAKEGLAKITKVLSNLPKDKKFIRKISRLIESRQTMFDENRLDWAMAEHLAYGTLLEEGYDVRISGQDVERGTFSHRHAVVKVEDSEEEIILHNNLSDTQGRFFIYNSLLSEYGVVGFDYGYAMASPQTLTIWEAQFGDFSNGAQIMLDQYITAAEDKWKLQNGLVMLLPHGYEGQGAEHSSARMERYLQMCAKDNMFVVDCTTPANMYHLLRKQMKANFRKPLIVFTPKSLLRHPLVVSSVDEMANGSFQMLIDDAKAKADLVKTLVFVTGKFYYDLLEEQGNLGREDIALVRIEQLFPLPVEDIRKVLGKYKNADDIVWAQEEPRNMGAYSHMLMHLDEAMTFRAASRRPYGAPAAGSSVRSKKRHQEVIDFVFDKTKNNQR; this comes from the coding sequence ATGGATAAATATTCCTTTTTAAACGCAGCACATACAGCATACTTTGCTGATCTTTACGACCAATATTTAAAAAACCCAGACTCTGTTGAGCCTAGTTGGAGAGCCTTTTTTCAAGGTTACGATTTTGGTTCTGAATCTTTTGGAGCAGAAGGGGGAACTGTGGAAGCAGTTTCAACACAAATTCCCGAGAACCTTCAAAAAGAGTTTCAGGTAGTAAAGTTAATCGATGGTTACAGAACCAGAGGTCACCTTTTTACAGCAACCAATCCCGTTCGTGCAAGACGAAAGTACGCACCAACCTTAGAAATTGAAAATTTCGGATTATCAGAATCTGATTTAGATACCGTTTTTAATGCAGGAGAAATTCTAGGTATTGGCGTGCAATCACTTCGTGAAATACGTAAACATTTAGAAGCAATTTATTGTAACTCTATAGGTATAGAGTATATGTATATTAGAAATCCGGAGCGTATGCAATGGATTCAAAATAAGTTAAATGTTAATGACAATCAGCCAAATTTTTCTGCCGATGAAAAAAAACATATACTTAAAAAACTAAACGAAGCCGTTTCTTTTGAAAGCTTTTTGCATACCAAATACGTTGGTCAAAAACGTTTTTCTTTAGAAGGAGGAGAATCTTTAATTCCAGCGCTTGATGCTTTAATTGAAAAAGCATCTGAATATGATGTAAAAGAATTTGTAATGGGAATGGCACATCGTGGTCGTTTAAGTACACTTACAAATATTTTTGGAAAATCTGCAAAAGACATCTTTAGTGAGTTTGATGGTAAAGATTATGAACAAGAAGTTTTTGATGGCGATGTAAAATATCATTTAGGTTGGACTAGCGATAGAGTTACAGATGCAGGAAAAAAGATAAACCTAAATATAGCGCCAAACCCTTCGCATTTAGAAACGGTTGGAGCAGTAGTAGAAGGAATAACAAGAGCAAAACAAGACGATAAGTATCCAGATAACCCATCACAAGTATTACCAATTGTAGTACATGGTGATGCTGCAATTGCAGGACAAGGTTTGGTGTACGAAATTGTTCAAATGGCACAGTTAGATGGTTACAAAACTAACGGAACTATTCATATTGTAGTAAATAATCAAATTGGTTTTACAACTAATTACTTAGACGCAAGATCTAGTACGTACTGTACCGATGTTGCTAAAGTAACCTTATCTCCTGTACTTCATGTGAATGCAGACGATGCAGAAGCTGTAGTGCATGCTGTATTATTTGCACTTCATTTTAGAATGAAATTTAAGCGTGATGTTTTTATCGACCTATTAGGTTATAGAAAATATGGACATAACGAAGGAGATGAACCGAAGTTTACACAACCTTTATTATACAAAGCAATTTCAAAACATAGAAATCCTAGAGATCTTTATGCTGAAAAATTAATTGCAGAAGGTATTATAGATAATACGTACGTTTCTAAATTAGAAGCAGACTATAAAAATTCTTTAGAGGAAAAATTAGAAGATTCTCGTAAAATAAAGAATACAGAGATTACACCATTTATGAGTAATGAATGGGTGAATTATTCTCCTGCACAAGAAGATGAAATGATGCAGCCAGTAGATACTTCTTATGCTAAAGAAGGATTAGCTAAAATCACGAAAGTACTATCCAATCTTCCAAAGGATAAAAAGTTTATTCGTAAAATTTCTAGACTAATCGAATCAAGACAAACGATGTTTGACGAAAACAGATTAGATTGGGCAATGGCAGAACATTTAGCGTATGGAACTCTTTTAGAAGAAGGTTACGACGTTAGAATTTCTGGTCAAGATGTAGAAAGAGGAACTTTCTCTCATAGACATGCCGTTGTAAAAGTAGAAGACAGTGAAGAAGAAATTATATTACACAATAATTTAAGCGATACACAAGGACGCTTTTTTATATACAACTCACTACTATCTGAATATGGTGTTGTAGGTTTCGATTATGGTTATGCCATGGCAAGTCCACAAACCTTAACCATATGGGAAGCACAATTTGGAGACTTTAGTAATGGAGCACAAATTATGTTAGACCAATACATAACCGCAGCAGAAGATAAGTGGAAGTTGCAAAACGGTTTAGTAATGTTGTTGCCACATGGTTACGAAGGTCAAGGAGCAGAACACTCTTCGGCACGTATGGAACGTTACCTTCAAATGTGTGCAAAAGACAATATGTTTGTAGTAGATTGTACTACACCTGCAAATATGTACCATTTGTTACGTAAGCAAATGAAAGCAAATTTCAGAAAACCATTAATTGTATTTACACCAAAAAGTTTATTACGTCATCCACTTGTAGTATCTAGTGTAGATGAAATGGCAAACGGAAGTTTCCAAATGCTAATAGATGATGCAAAAGCAAAAGCAGACCTAGTAAAAACGTTGGTTTTTGTTACCGGAAAGTTCTATTATGATTTATTAGAAGAACAAGGAAATTTAGGAAGAGAAGATATCGCTTTAGTACGTATAGAGCAATTATTCCCATTACCAGTAGAAGATATTCGTAAAGTATTAGGCAAATATAAAAATGCAGACGATATCGTTTGGGCACAAGAAGAACCAAGAAATATGGGAGCTTATAGTCACATGTTAATGCATTTAGACGAGGCTATGACTTTTAGAGCAGCAAGCAGAAGACCTTATGGAGCACCAGCAGCTGGTAGTTCTGTACGATCTAAAAAACGTCATCAAGAAGTAATTGATTTCGTGTTTGATAAAACAAAAAATAATCAACGATAA
- a CDS encoding TolC family protein: MKKSITLLLFLITTAIFSQETTTKFSLQEAIDYALENNRTAKNAVRDIRAAELQKWETTATGLPQLSASVDYQNWLKQQVTLLPAELTGGAPGTFVPVTFSTKQNTAATATLTQKLFDGSYLVGLQSAKVYLEISKNAKEKTDLEVRKAVINAYGNVLLAEESIAVLTRNITVLEKNIFEITKIFENGLEEEESVEQLQITLSGVESQLKNTERLKKLAYQMFNITLGLDVNTDSILTQNLEGLANYNSVLSLLDVEENVENTIDFKIAANDKVSKELLLKLEKSKSLPTLDAFINGGYTAYNEKFHFANTNQKWFGSSLFGVSLNIPLFSSGMRSASTQRAKVNLEKAQDDLTETQQQLKLQIASAKSDYQFAMEDYTNKKDNLNLAERIEQKNQIKFFEGISSSFDLRQAQTQLYTAQQELLQAMLNVINTKAELETVLNEIPKN, from the coding sequence ATGAAAAAAAGTATCACACTTCTATTATTCTTAATAACTACTGCTATTTTTTCGCAAGAAACCACGACAAAATTCAGCTTACAAGAAGCAATAGATTATGCTTTAGAAAATAATAGAACAGCAAAAAACGCAGTTCGAGATATTAGAGCAGCAGAATTACAAAAATGGGAAACCACAGCAACAGGCTTACCACAGTTAAGCGCATCTGTAGATTACCAAAACTGGTTAAAACAACAAGTTACACTCCTTCCTGCCGAACTCACTGGAGGAGCACCTGGAACATTTGTTCCTGTTACCTTTAGCACAAAACAAAACACAGCAGCAACAGCTACTTTAACACAAAAACTATTTGATGGTTCTTATTTAGTAGGTCTACAATCTGCTAAAGTATATTTAGAAATTTCTAAAAACGCTAAAGAAAAAACAGATTTAGAAGTCCGTAAAGCGGTGATTAACGCCTACGGAAATGTATTATTAGCAGAAGAAAGCATTGCCGTTTTAACAAGAAACATTACTGTTTTAGAGAAAAACATTTTTGAAATAACTAAAATATTTGAAAACGGTTTAGAGGAAGAAGAAAGTGTAGAGCAATTACAAATTACCCTTTCGGGAGTTGAAAGTCAGTTAAAAAATACCGAAAGACTTAAAAAACTAGCATACCAAATGTTTAACATCACACTTGGACTAGATGTGAATACAGATTCTATATTAACCCAAAACCTAGAAGGATTAGCAAACTACAATTCAGTTTTAAGCTTATTAGATGTGGAAGAAAATGTAGAAAACACCATAGATTTTAAAATTGCAGCAAACGACAAAGTTTCTAAAGAGTTATTACTTAAGCTAGAGAAAAGCAAGTCTTTACCAACACTGGATGCATTTATAAATGGTGGATACACAGCATATAATGAAAAATTTCATTTTGCCAACACAAACCAAAAATGGTTTGGTTCATCTTTATTTGGTGTAAGCTTAAATATCCCACTATTTAGTTCTGGAATGCGAAGCGCTTCTACACAAAGAGCTAAAGTAAATCTTGAAAAAGCGCAAGATGACTTAACAGAAACACAACAACAATTAAAACTACAAATAGCATCTGCAAAAAGCGATTACCAATTTGCAATGGAAGATTATACCAACAAAAAAGATAATTTAAACCTAGCAGAGCGCATTGAACAAAAAAACCAAATCAAATTTTTTGAAGGTATTTCATCTAGTTTCGATTTACGTCAAGCACAAACACAATTATATACAGCACAGCAAGAATTATTACAAGCGATGTTAAATGTAATTAACACCAAAGCAGAACTAGAAACTGTTTTAAATGAAATACCAAAAAACTAA
- a CDS encoding TetR/AcrR family transcriptional regulator: MREKIIHKSGELFLTLGFKSVTMDDIANALGISKKTIYQNFDNKTKLIEATTLNMFENICGGIDCICNASHNPIEELYDIKMYVMNYLKNEKTSPQFQLKKYYPQIFRSLQMKQFEKMYVSVKDSIQKGVDTGLFRENIDVDFISRMYFNGMTGIKDENIFPSDRFTMDYLMESYLEYHLRAICNENGLLTLNKFIKTNQS, encoded by the coding sequence ATGAGAGAAAAAATTATACATAAATCCGGCGAATTATTCTTAACCTTAGGTTTTAAGAGTGTTACCATGGATGATATAGCTAACGCGTTAGGTATATCTAAAAAAACTATTTATCAAAATTTTGATAATAAAACCAAACTAATTGAAGCTACTACATTAAATATGTTTGAAAACATTTGTGGTGGAATAGATTGCATTTGTAATGCATCGCATAATCCTATTGAGGAATTATACGACATAAAAATGTACGTGATGAATTATTTAAAAAACGAAAAAACATCGCCTCAGTTTCAATTAAAAAAGTATTATCCTCAAATTTTTCGAAGTTTACAAATGAAACAATTTGAGAAAATGTATGTCTCTGTAAAAGACAGTATACAAAAAGGTGTAGATACCGGCTTATTTAGAGAAAACATAGATGTAGATTTTATTTCTAGAATGTACTTTAATGGTATGACTGGAATTAAGGATGAAAATATTTTCCCTTCGGATAGATTCACCATGGATTACCTCATGGAGAGCTACCTAGAATATCACTTAAGAGCTATTTGTAATGAGAATGGGCTATTAACATTAAACAAATTTATTAAAACCAATCAATCTTAA
- a CDS encoding polyprenyl synthetase family protein encodes MQNILFYQEAFVTYLEKFVSKREPESLYDPIHYILQLGGKRLRPVLTLMTAEIFNGDHKKALDAALSIEVFHNFSLVHDDIMDDAPLRRGKETVHEKWNINTGILSGDAMLILAYQLFENYDPKTFQSLAKLFSKTALEVCEGQQYDIDFETRDDVAIVEYLKMIEYKTAVLVGAAMQMGAIVAEATEEDQAIIYQFGKNLGIAFQLQDDYLDAFGDPKTFGKQVGGDIIENKKTYLYLKALEFSSEEDQVQLQHLFSINPSDSSDKIEATKEIFITSGSAEATKQAIEEYTNKAFSVLETLHISEESKNELIQFGKQLMNRSV; translated from the coding sequence ATGCAAAACATTCTATTTTATCAAGAAGCATTCGTTACCTATTTAGAGAAATTTGTTTCTAAGCGAGAACCAGAATCACTATATGATCCTATTCATTATATATTACAATTAGGAGGTAAAAGATTACGTCCAGTATTAACATTAATGACTGCAGAGATTTTTAATGGCGATCATAAAAAGGCTTTAGATGCTGCCTTAAGTATTGAGGTGTTTCATAATTTTTCATTGGTTCATGATGATATTATGGATGATGCTCCTTTACGTAGAGGAAAAGAAACGGTGCATGAAAAATGGAATATAAACACAGGGATTCTATCTGGAGATGCCATGCTTATTTTAGCATATCAACTTTTTGAAAACTATGATCCAAAGACCTTTCAGTCACTTGCAAAATTATTTAGTAAAACAGCGTTAGAGGTTTGCGAAGGACAACAATATGATATTGATTTTGAAACTCGAGATGATGTTGCCATTGTAGAGTATTTAAAAATGATAGAGTACAAAACCGCAGTTTTGGTTGGTGCAGCAATGCAAATGGGAGCCATTGTAGCCGAAGCAACAGAAGAAGATCAAGCTATAATTTACCAATTTGGTAAAAACTTAGGAATAGCATTTCAATTACAAGACGATTATTTAGATGCTTTTGGTGATCCTAAGACTTTTGGAAAACAAGTTGGAGGTGATATTATTGAGAACAAAAAAACATACTTGTATTTAAAGGCTTTAGAGTTCTCTTCGGAAGAAGATCAAGTGCAACTTCAGCATTTGTTTAGTATAAATCCATCGGATTCTTCTGATAAAATTGAAGCAACAAAAGAAATTTTTATAACTAGTGGTTCTGCTGAAGCTACAAAACAAGCCATTGAAGAGTATACTAACAAAGCGTTTTCCGTTTTAGAAACTTTACATATTTCCGAAGAAAGCAAAAACGAATTAATACAGTTTGGTAAACAATTAATGAATAGAAGTGTATAA
- a CDS encoding alpha-ketoglutarate decarboxylase produces MKQKSVFWQKVRFGGGIGLSTGNKTFSATLAPSAIYQFDNAFALGIGLSGSYFSRKDAFKSTIIGGSLIGLYNPLNEIQLSAELEQNNVSRNFDSTLLKDDNYWSPALFVGAGYRTQNVTIGIKYDLLYKEDKSVYASSWAPFVRVYF; encoded by the coding sequence ATGAAGCAAAAAAGTGTATTTTGGCAAAAAGTCCGATTTGGAGGCGGAATTGGATTAAGTACTGGAAATAAAACTTTTAGCGCAACATTAGCGCCAAGTGCTATTTATCAATTTGATAATGCTTTTGCTTTAGGTATTGGCTTAAGTGGCTCTTATTTTAGCAGGAAAGACGCTTTTAAATCTACTATTATAGGCGGAAGCTTAATTGGCTTGTACAATCCTTTAAACGAAATACAACTTTCTGCAGAATTGGAACAAAATAATGTGAGTCGGAATTTTGATAGCACCCTATTAAAAGATGATAATTACTGGTCGCCTGCCCTTTTTGTAGGTGCTGGTTATAGAACACAAAACGTCACTATTGGTATAAAATATGATTTACTTTATAAGGAAGATAAAAGTGTTTATGCAAGTTCTTGGGCTCCTTTTGTGAGAGTGTATTTTTAA